One Microplitis demolitor isolate Queensland-Clemson2020A chromosome 2, iyMicDemo2.1a, whole genome shotgun sequence DNA segment encodes these proteins:
- the LOC103579733 gene encoding uncharacterized protein LOC103579733, with amino-acid sequence MRYIKQDETVMSDNDNIDVNEVFENLLLAEDIAEKSGFEKGVEAGKSQLLKGYHLGYHRASVLAAQLGYYSGVVEYCLNEKNLSSKAIEQAKKLKDEIRQFPKTNDETFDIIKSSEDIKFKFTKLCSLAKINPAYPEAEKLDF; translated from the coding sequence atgagACAGTCATGTCTGATAATGACAATATCGATGTAAAtgaagtttttgaaaatttactattggCTGAAGATATTGCCGAGAAATCTGGTTTTGAAAAAGGCGTTGAAGCTGGTAAAAGTCAACTATTGAAAGGATATCATCTTGGTTATCACAGAGCAAGTGTTTTAGCAGCACAACTAGGATACTACAGTGGAGTAGTAGAGTACtgtttgaatgaaaaaaatttatcttctaAAGCCATCGAGCAGGCTAAGAAATTGAAAGATGAAATTAGACAGTTTCCAAAAACTAATGATGAAACTTTTGATATTATAAAGAGTTCAGaggatattaaatttaagtttactAAGCTCTGTTCATTAGCAAAAATAAACCCAGCTTATCCAGAAGCtgaaaaacttgatttttaa